Proteins encoded in a region of the Puniceibacterium sp. IMCC21224 genome:
- a CDS encoding calcium-binding protein, producing MANYHVTPSNWNNPGFWNGVTATAGEDTLDFTALTDRFDVSFDANSQDLFLSDGTAALRIGAGNAGGGRDAYLGGQTGWSAFRFVTGSEGGDTLTGDAGADNLDGNSGDDSLLGNEGDDVLTGGQGADTMRGGYGADTILGDEGDDSLFGNEDGDSIEGGAGNDSIYGEYGNDYVSGGDGDDHLEGNEGDDTIYGGDGNDWMRGSYDNDALYGGAGDDYLWGGYGDDTFHIENGFGNDTVDAEGVAETNGDTLDLSAVTDALRVDLTSLYPEVGTVSDGLSTLEFDEIENILLGAGVDTVVLGAQGGADVVHGFFAPTDLGGGVFASNDLLDVTDIRDEDDNLIDTSDITVSDTQGDGTGDAVLTFPGAVSLVLAGVSAAQVQSPAQLAALGIPLAEGASDDPADPIDPVDPVDSVDPTDPAGPTAELPQIDGAFEFEATVRFDDIGAGGSQRVFEFGGAGEDSITFGQLGPSTAVLFEIVQDGATSLIVAEDALVEGETATWTVGVDETGFMYIEKDGVQVGEGDGVVPADVPRLSNTLGASSNPDLTPLIGEISDVSITQDGSVWVEDGGSTTVDPADPTDPDDPADPIDPVDPVDPVDPTEPTVPAGPTAELPQIDGAFEFEATVRFDDIGAGGSQRVFEFGGAGEDSITFGQLGPSTAVLFEIVHDGATSLIVAEDALVEGETATWTVGVDETGFMYIEKDGVQVGEGDGVVPADVPRLSNTLGASSNPDLTPLIGEISDVSITQDGSVWVEDSAGTADGTGTDTADIANSDASDLDYEVNLETGTDQYGNNYAEIENVLGGTGDDSLTGNTGDNLLSGGGGDDTLTGGGGDDTLHGGAGDDVFALQDVAGSVTISDFGANGDADQIDLTATAAFASGEDLMAALMQEDGHASLSFDIGDETQNVLIFSEDDLEASDFAF from the coding sequence ATGGCGAATTATCACGTAACTCCTTCCAACTGGAACAATCCAGGTTTCTGGAACGGAGTCACCGCCACCGCCGGCGAGGACACTCTTGATTTCACTGCACTGACCGACAGATTCGACGTCAGCTTTGACGCAAACAGCCAGGATCTGTTTTTGTCCGACGGGACCGCGGCGCTGCGCATCGGCGCAGGCAATGCGGGTGGTGGACGCGACGCTTATCTGGGCGGGCAGACGGGTTGGAGCGCGTTCCGGTTTGTCACCGGATCTGAGGGCGGTGACACCCTGACCGGCGATGCGGGTGCAGACAACTTGGACGGAAATTCCGGGGACGACAGCCTGTTGGGGAATGAAGGCGACGACGTTCTGACCGGCGGTCAGGGCGCGGATACGATGCGTGGCGGATACGGCGCGGATACAATCCTTGGCGACGAAGGCGACGACAGTCTCTTCGGCAACGAAGACGGGGACAGCATCGAGGGTGGTGCTGGCAACGACTCGATCTATGGCGAATACGGCAACGATTACGTCAGTGGCGGCGACGGTGATGATCACCTCGAAGGAAACGAGGGTGATGACACGATCTATGGCGGCGACGGCAATGACTGGATGCGCGGCTCTTACGACAACGATGCGCTTTATGGCGGTGCGGGAGATGATTATCTCTGGGGCGGCTATGGTGATGACACGTTCCACATCGAAAACGGCTTTGGCAACGATACTGTTGACGCGGAAGGTGTCGCGGAAACCAACGGTGACACGCTGGATCTGTCGGCGGTCACCGACGCGTTGCGCGTTGACCTGACCAGCCTCTATCCCGAAGTCGGAACGGTGAGCGATGGCCTCAGCACGCTGGAATTTGACGAAATCGAAAACATCCTGCTTGGGGCTGGTGTCGATACAGTCGTATTGGGCGCTCAGGGCGGCGCGGACGTGGTGCACGGATTTTTCGCCCCGACGGATCTTGGCGGCGGTGTCTTTGCAAGCAACGATCTGCTTGATGTCACCGACATCCGGGATGAAGATGACAACCTGATCGACACCTCTGATATCACGGTGTCTGACACGCAGGGCGATGGCACTGGCGATGCGGTGCTGACCTTTCCGGGGGCAGTCTCGCTTGTTCTGGCCGGTGTGTCTGCCGCGCAGGTTCAGTCCCCGGCGCAATTGGCGGCCTTGGGTATTCCTTTGGCAGAGGGAGCGTCTGACGACCCCGCCGATCCGATTGACCCTGTCGACCCCGTGGATTCTGTCGACCCGACCGACCCCGCCGGACCCACGGCCGAACTGCCGCAGATCGACGGCGCTTTCGAATTCGAGGCCACGGTGCGTTTCGACGACATCGGCGCGGGCGGCAGCCAGAGGGTCTTTGAATTCGGCGGCGCGGGTGAGGACAGCATCACCTTTGGCCAGCTTGGCCCCAGCACAGCCGTCCTGTTCGAGATCGTGCAAGACGGCGCCACCTCTCTGATCGTGGCCGAGGATGCGCTGGTCGAGGGCGAGACGGCCACCTGGACCGTCGGCGTCGACGAGACCGGATTTATGTACATCGAAAAGGACGGCGTTCAGGTCGGCGAAGGCGATGGTGTGGTGCCTGCGGATGTGCCGCGCCTGTCGAACACGCTTGGGGCCTCGTCCAACCCCGATCTCACCCCTCTCATCGGCGAGATTTCCGACGTCAGCATCACTCAGGACGGCTCGGTCTGGGTCGAGGACGGGGGCAGCACAACAGTTGACCCCGCCGATCCAACTGATCCTGACGACCCCGCCGATCCGATTGACCCTGTCGACCCCGTGGATCCTGTCGACCCAACCGAACCGACCGTCCCCGCCGGACCCACGGCCGAACTGCCGCAGATCGACGGCGCTTTCGAATTCGAGGCCACGGTGCGTTTCGACGACATCGGCGCGGGCGGCAGCCAGAGGGTCTTTGAATTCGGCGGCGCGGGTGAGGACAGCATCACCTTTGGCCAGCTCGGCCCCAGCACCGCCGTCCTGTTCGAGATCGTGCATGACGGCGCCACCTCTCTGATCGTGGCCGAGGATGCGCTGGTCGAGGGCGAGACCGCCACCTGGACCGTCGGCGTCGACGAGACCGGATTTATGTATATAGAAAAGGACGGCGTTCAGGTCGGCGAAGGCGATGGTGTGGTGCCTGCGGATGTGCCGCGCCTGTCGAACACGCTTGGGGCCTCGTCCAACCCCGATCTCACCCCTCTCATCGGCGAGATTTCCGACGTCAGCATCACTCAGGACGGCTCGGTCTGGGTCGAAGACAGCGCGGGTACGGCCGACGGGACCGGGACGGACACCGCAGATATTGCCAACTCGGACGCCAGCGACCTCGACTACGAGGTGAACCTGGAGACCGGCACCGACCAGTATGGCAATAATTACGCCGAAATCGAAAACGTCCTCGGTGGGACGGGTGATGACAGCCTGACCGGCAACACCGGAGACAACCTGCTTTCCGGCGGCGGCGGCGATGACACTCTGACGGGTGGCGGCGGCGATGATACCCTGCACGGCGGCGCTGGCGACGATGTCTTTGCGTTGCAGGACGTTGCAGGATCCGTGACGATCAGCGATTTTGGGGCGAACGGGGATGCGGATCAGATTGACCTTACCGCCACAGCGGCATTTGCCAGTGGTGAGGACTTGATGGCTGCGCTGATGCAAGAGGATGGGCACGCAAGCCTGAGCTTTGACATTGGCGACGAGACCCAAAACGTGCTCATCTTCTCAGAGGACGACCTGGAAGCAAGCGATTTCGCCTTTTGA
- a CDS encoding YaeQ family protein, with amino-acid sequence MAQQATIYKVELSVSDMDRHYYETHKLTVAKHPSETNERLMVRLVAFALNAHEHLEMTKGLSTDDEPDIWQKSLSGELDVWVALGLPSEKVMRQSCGKAGKVVVYPYGGRTAEMWWDKIKNSTTRFNNLHVVNFPEADTAALAKLASRAMKIQINIQDGDVMVSADDGIVYVTPVKWKGAA; translated from the coding sequence ATGGCGCAACAGGCCACCATTTACAAAGTTGAACTCTCGGTCTCGGACATGGATCGTCACTACTATGAAACCCACAAACTCACTGTGGCCAAGCACCCGTCAGAGACAAATGAACGGCTGATGGTGCGCCTTGTCGCCTTTGCGCTGAATGCCCATGAGCATCTGGAAATGACCAAGGGGCTGTCAACGGATGATGAACCGGATATTTGGCAAAAAAGCCTGAGCGGCGAGCTTGATGTCTGGGTGGCTTTGGGGCTGCCAAGCGAGAAGGTGATGCGCCAATCCTGTGGCAAGGCTGGCAAGGTGGTTGTCTATCCATATGGCGGCCGAACCGCCGAGATGTGGTGGGACAAGATCAAAAATAGCACCACCCGGTTTAATAACCTTCATGTGGTGAATTTTCCCGAGGCCGACACAGCTGCATTGGCCAAACTGGCAAGCCGCGCGATGAAGATCCAGATCAATATTCAGGATGGCGATGTGATGGTCAGCGCTGATGACGGCATTGTCTACGTGACCCCGGTAAAATGGAAGGGTGCCGCGTAA
- a CDS encoding branched-chain amino acid aminotransferase — translation MAGSYDDRDGKIWMDGALVDWREANVHVLTHAMHYASSVFEGERAYNGKIFKSRAHSERLHYSAGCLDFQIPWTVDEIEAAKQEVLHANGFTDAYVRAVAWRGVGEDMGVASKRNPVRLAIAAWEWGNYYGDAKMKGAKLDIAKWKRPSPETAPSHAKAAGLYMICTMSKHEAEAKGCSDAMMFDYRGYVAEATGANIFFVKDGEVHTPKPDCFLNGLTRQTVLGMLEERQIKIHERHIMPEELEGFEQCWLTGTAAEVTPVGQIGTYNFEVGSLTRDISDGYEKLVRA, via the coding sequence ATGGCTGGTTCATATGACGACCGTGACGGAAAGATCTGGATGGATGGCGCTTTGGTGGATTGGCGCGAAGCCAATGTGCATGTTCTGACCCATGCCATGCATTACGCCAGCTCGGTTTTCGAGGGTGAGCGCGCCTACAACGGCAAGATTTTCAAATCCCGTGCCCATTCCGAACGGCTGCACTATTCGGCAGGCTGCCTCGATTTTCAGATCCCCTGGACGGTGGACGAGATTGAGGCCGCCAAACAGGAAGTCCTGCACGCCAACGGATTCACCGATGCCTATGTGCGCGCGGTCGCCTGGCGCGGTGTGGGCGAAGATATGGGCGTCGCGTCGAAACGCAATCCGGTACGGCTGGCGATCGCGGCGTGGGAATGGGGCAACTACTATGGTGATGCCAAAATGAAGGGCGCCAAGCTCGACATTGCAAAATGGAAGCGCCCCTCACCGGAAACTGCGCCGTCGCATGCCAAGGCGGCTGGCCTCTATATGATCTGCACCATGTCCAAACACGAGGCCGAGGCCAAAGGCTGTTCCGATGCGATGATGTTCGACTATCGCGGCTATGTGGCCGAGGCGACTGGCGCCAACATCTTTTTTGTCAAGGACGGCGAGGTACACACCCCCAAACCCGACTGCTTCCTCAATGGTCTGACGCGTCAGACTGTTTTGGGCATGCTCGAAGAACGCCAGATCAAGATCCATGAGCGTCACATCATGCCCGAAGAGCTGGAAGGATTCGAGCAATGCTGGCTGACCGGCACTGCCGCCGAAGTCACGCCAGTGGGCCAGATCGGCACCTACAACTTTGAGGTCGGTAGCCTGACCCGGGATATTTCGGACGGCTACGAAAAGCTGGTGCGGGCCTGA
- a CDS encoding MarR family winged helix-turn-helix transcriptional regulator has protein sequence MAEAQGAQTHGGESLLFLTDEQLRQGIEAMFFAYRGFTADPDRILQGLSFGRAHHRALHFIHCAPGTTVNNLLTILGVTKQSLNRVLRALIEEGLVESRVGRVDKRERHLHLTEAGQALERELSDAQRARMRAAYRNAGPDAVAGFRKVLEAMMDTEMRRQYHGLREGRG, from the coding sequence ATGGCTGAGGCGCAAGGGGCGCAGACCCATGGGGGCGAATCGCTCCTGTTTCTGACGGACGAACAACTGCGGCAGGGGATCGAGGCGATGTTCTTTGCCTATCGCGGCTTTACGGCGGATCCTGACCGGATTCTGCAGGGCCTGTCCTTTGGCCGGGCGCATCATCGGGCGCTGCATTTTATTCATTGCGCGCCGGGGACGACGGTGAATAACCTGCTGACAATTCTGGGCGTAACCAAGCAATCGCTGAACCGTGTATTGCGCGCACTGATCGAAGAAGGTCTGGTCGAAAGCCGGGTCGGGCGTGTCGACAAACGCGAGCGGCATCTGCACCTGACCGAGGCCGGGCAGGCGCTGGAGCGCGAGTTGTCGGATGCACAGCGGGCGCGGATGCGGGCGGCGTACCGCAACGCTGGGCCCGATGCTGTAGCCGGTTTCAGAAAGGTGTTGGAGGCAATGATGGATACCGAGATGCGGCGCCAGTATCACGGCCTGCGGGAGGGCCGGGGATGA
- a CDS encoding response regulator encodes MSDPDAHLLIVDDDERIRGLLQKFLIRSGFLVSAARDAAHARRILAGLDFDLIVLDVMMPGEDGVSLTRGIRETSITPILLLTAKSETEDRIAGLEAGADDYLAKPFEPKELLLRINAILRRMPDTSAKDAAPKLLTLGPIRYDIERGEMWRGDDLVRLTGTENQLMRIFAAQPGAAVSRTKLVEDLGRDRSQSQERAVDVQITRLRRKIEADPKQPRYLQTVRGEGYMLAPD; translated from the coding sequence ATGAGCGATCCTGATGCCCACCTGCTGATCGTCGACGATGACGAACGTATTCGCGGCTTGTTGCAAAAATTCCTGATCCGTAGCGGGTTTCTGGTAAGTGCCGCGCGCGATGCGGCGCATGCCAGACGCATTCTGGCCGGGCTTGATTTTGATCTGATCGTGCTGGATGTGATGATGCCGGGTGAGGATGGTGTCAGCCTGACACGGGGTATTCGCGAAACCTCGATCACGCCGATTCTGCTGCTCACCGCCAAATCCGAGACCGAGGACCGGATTGCTGGGCTTGAGGCGGGGGCGGATGATTATCTGGCCAAACCGTTCGAGCCAAAGGAATTGCTGCTGCGGATCAACGCGATCCTGCGGCGGATGCCTGACACCAGCGCCAAGGACGCGGCACCTAAACTGCTGACATTGGGGCCGATCCGCTATGACATCGAACGTGGAGAGATGTGGCGCGGCGACGATCTGGTTCGATTGACCGGCACCGAAAACCAGTTGATGCGGATCTTTGCCGCGCAGCCCGGGGCCGCAGTCAGCCGGACCAAGCTGGTCGAGGATCTGGGTCGCGATCGCAGTCAGAGTCAGGAACGCGCGGTCGATGTGCAGATCACTCGTCTGCGTCGCAAGATTGAGGCAGACCCGAAACAGCCGCGGTATCTGCAAACTGTGCGCGGCGAAGGCTACATGCTTGCCCCCGACTGA
- a CDS encoding histone deacetylase family protein, protein MTALITHADCLNHVTPEGHPERVARLEHVLHALAGLDLNRISAPLATDADVLRIHPQRYLDRIEGGVPMQGSAQLDADTWLSPGSEQAARRGAGAVLRAVDLVLGGEETNAFCAIRPPGHHAESETAMGFCLFGNAALAAKYALDHHGLARVAVVDFDVHHGNGTQDLLWDEPRALTITSQQMPLWPGSGAPSERGAHDNVLNIALPPESDGAVMRAAYEAQVLPRLRGFAPDLIILSAGFDAHQDDPLASLNWSTDDFRWLTRELCTLAAQLCGGRLVSTLEGGYDLEALSASALAHVEELLEASK, encoded by the coding sequence ATGACTGCTCTGATCACGCATGCCGATTGTCTGAACCACGTGACGCCAGAGGGGCACCCTGAGCGGGTGGCGCGGCTCGAGCATGTGTTGCATGCGCTTGCGGGGCTGGATTTGAATCGAATATCGGCGCCGCTGGCCACGGATGCCGATGTGTTGCGCATTCATCCGCAACGCTATCTTGATCGGATTGAGGGAGGGGTGCCAATGCAGGGATCGGCACAACTGGACGCAGACACATGGCTGTCCCCCGGTTCGGAACAGGCGGCGCGGCGCGGCGCAGGGGCGGTCTTGAGGGCGGTGGATCTGGTGCTGGGGGGCGAGGAGACAAATGCGTTTTGTGCCATTCGTCCGCCGGGCCATCACGCGGAGTCCGAGACTGCGATGGGGTTTTGCCTGTTCGGCAATGCTGCGCTGGCGGCGAAATATGCGTTGGATCATCATGGGTTGGCACGGGTTGCTGTGGTGGATTTCGACGTACATCACGGCAACGGCACGCAGGATCTGCTGTGGGACGAGCCACGCGCGTTGACGATCACCAGCCAGCAGATGCCGCTATGGCCGGGCTCTGGCGCGCCGTCCGAACGCGGTGCGCATGACAATGTGCTGAATATTGCGCTGCCGCCGGAAAGTGACGGGGCGGTGATGCGCGCCGCCTATGAGGCGCAGGTTCTCCCGCGCCTGCGCGGCTTTGCGCCGGACCTGATTATCCTCTCTGCCGGGTTTGACGCCCATCAAGACGATCCGCTGGCATCGCTGAATTGGAGCACGGACGATTTCCGCTGGCTGACACGCGAACTCTGCACATTGGCGGCGCAATTGTGTGGTGGTCGGCTGGTCTCGACTCTTGAAGGTGGCTATGATCTTGAGGCGCTGAGCGCCTCGGCGCTCGCCCATGTCGAAGAATTGCTGGAGGCGTCTAAATGA
- a CDS encoding exodeoxyribonuclease VII small subunit — translation MTDTPVEEMSFEQAMAELEQVVGQLERGDVALEQSITLYERGAALKKRCEAKLKDAEEKVAAITLDTEGNPTGTKPVEGL, via the coding sequence ATGACCGACACACCCGTCGAAGAAATGAGCTTTGAGCAGGCGATGGCCGAATTGGAGCAGGTCGTTGGTCAGCTTGAGCGGGGCGATGTCGCGCTGGAACAGTCGATCACGCTGTACGAACGTGGCGCGGCGCTGAAAAAGCGGTGCGAGGCCAAGCTCAAAGATGCTGAGGAAAAGGTGGCGGCGATCACGCTGGATACCGAAGGCAATCCCACAGGCACAAAGCCCGTCGAGGGGCTGTAA